One region of Planctomycetota bacterium genomic DNA includes:
- a CDS encoding TolC family protein, whose amino-acid sequence MSIHISPSQKSNVLRTSAALGLVLLAGCRAGPMSVDDQIARLTQRTSDAVRTIPENPRPISTRLDNLRQPNPKNPPTSNPAASELSFVPADEARDVGARLDAYSRLEHDDAQVLTLSEALRTAQRSGPQFLGEQERYILAAIALLVERHLWGPRFFNDTTLGLDGSGDDGRFDHALSVVNSLRATQRLPSGGSVEAAWVWDATEQLRETVGGRYTQSSAIVLSGQIPLLRGAGEVARESLIQRERDLVYAAREFERFRRAHLLDIASDYFELQNIRATIVNQERQLESLRANARRVAARVEAGRVEAFEKGIADNEVLSAEASLASLRENFVLALERYKIRLGLPPDQRIALSDETLNLPEPEIGLDEASRLALEFRLDLQNARDRLDDQRRAVANARNDLLPDLNLRGTVTLPTDDEANVGSLAFSPDDVRYDVSATLGLPLDREQERLRVRAEIIQLEQAIRDYQQFRDTVVVGVRSSLRNVELARFQLTLAEQQVEINRKRKRGQELRADLVGAQAVIDSENALLAAENQRDRARTNLRIAVLNYLLETDQLRVTRDGLLDPLPGLVPPSASETP is encoded by the coding sequence TCGCGCCGGCCCCATGTCCGTCGACGATCAGATCGCTCGCCTCACGCAGCGAACGTCCGATGCAGTCCGTACAATACCCGAAAATCCCCGCCCGATCTCCACACGCCTGGACAACCTTCGCCAGCCCAACCCCAAGAATCCGCCGACCTCCAACCCGGCGGCCTCCGAACTCTCGTTCGTCCCGGCCGACGAAGCCCGCGATGTCGGCGCCCGCCTCGACGCCTACTCGCGCCTCGAGCATGACGACGCCCAGGTGCTCACGCTGTCCGAAGCGCTCCGCACCGCGCAACGCAGCGGCCCGCAGTTCCTGGGCGAGCAGGAACGCTACATCCTCGCCGCGATCGCCCTCCTCGTCGAACGCCACCTCTGGGGCCCGCGCTTCTTCAACGACACCACGCTGGGCCTCGACGGCTCGGGCGACGACGGACGCTTCGATCATGCCCTCTCCGTCGTCAACTCGCTCCGCGCCACCCAGCGCCTGCCCTCGGGCGGCTCGGTCGAGGCGGCCTGGGTCTGGGACGCCACCGAGCAACTCCGCGAGACCGTCGGCGGGCGCTACACCCAGTCGTCGGCCATCGTGCTGAGCGGGCAGATCCCCCTGCTCCGCGGCGCGGGCGAGGTCGCGCGTGAGTCGCTCATCCAGCGCGAGCGCGACCTGGTGTACGCCGCCCGCGAGTTCGAACGCTTCCGGCGCGCCCACCTGCTCGACATCGCCTCCGACTACTTCGAACTCCAGAACATCCGCGCGACCATCGTCAACCAGGAACGCCAGTTGGAGAGCCTGCGCGCCAATGCGCGTCGCGTGGCGGCCCGCGTCGAGGCCGGGCGCGTCGAGGCCTTCGAGAAGGGCATCGCCGACAACGAGGTCCTCTCCGCCGAGGCGTCGCTCGCGTCGCTGCGCGAGAACTTCGTCCTCGCGCTCGAGCGATACAAGATCCGCCTGGGCCTGCCCCCCGACCAACGCATCGCCCTGAGCGACGAGACGCTGAACCTGCCCGAACCCGAGATCGGCCTGGACGAGGCGTCGCGCCTCGCGCTCGAGTTCCGCCTCGACCTTCAGAACGCCCGCGATCGCCTCGACGATCAACGGCGCGCGGTCGCCAACGCACGCAACGACCTCCTCCCCGACCTGAACCTGCGGGGCACCGTCACGCTGCCCACCGACGACGAAGCGAACGTCGGCTCGCTGGCCTTCAGCCCCGACGACGTCCGCTACGACGTCTCCGCGACGCTGGGCCTCCCGCTCGACCGCGAGCAGGAGCGACTGCGCGTGCGGGCCGAGATCATCCAGTTGGAGCAGGCGATCCGCGACTACCAGCAGTTCCGCGACACGGTGGTGGTGGGGGTGCGGTCGTCGCTGCGCAATGTCGAACTGGCGCGGTTCCAACTGACGCTCGCCGAGCAGCAGGTGGAGATCAACCGGAAGCGCAAGCGTGGACAGGAGTTGCGCGCCGATCTCGTCGGGGCGCAGGCCGTCATCGATTCGGAGAACGCCCTGCTCGCCGCAGAGAACCAGCGCGATCGTGCCCGCACAAACCTGCGGATCGCGGTGCTGAACTACCTGCTCGAGACCGACCAGCTCCGCGTGACGCGCGACGGGCTGCTGGATCCCCTGCCCGGGCTAGTGCCGCCCAGCGCGTCGGAAACTCCCTGA